One genomic segment of Amycolatopsis sp. WQ 127309 includes these proteins:
- a CDS encoding S8 family serine peptidase yields MYIRLAGTLTAVCAAAIALAPAAAGAPGPRAACPDAGPGVLRCLTTFTPGATRALADGPVGWGADDLASAYRLPASTGPDTVVGISIAYDAPDLEADLATYRAQYGLPPCTTANGCFRKVNQQGAATPLPAADFGWAIESTLDVSMVSAACPSCRIVVVEGTTPGFADLAETEDTAVRLGAKVVSNSYGSREGGAQLAFASHYRHPGVTVVASSGDSGFTAASYPAALATTVAVGGTSLARDPDSARGWAEQAWAYGGSGCSAYIAKPKWQKDTHCGKRTVADVAAVADSLAIYNTDVGGWLPVNGTSASAPFVAGLYGRSGRAGVAQPADLYARASQFVDITAGNNDPVGGGTKCGGDYLCVAAPGYDAPTGVGVPNGLGGF; encoded by the coding sequence GTGTACATCCGTTTGGCAGGAACACTGACCGCCGTGTGCGCGGCGGCGATCGCACTGGCTCCGGCGGCGGCCGGCGCACCCGGGCCGCGCGCGGCCTGTCCCGACGCGGGGCCGGGCGTCCTGCGCTGCCTCACCACGTTCACGCCGGGGGCCACCCGCGCCCTGGCCGACGGCCCGGTCGGCTGGGGTGCCGACGACCTGGCCTCGGCCTACCGGCTGCCTGCGAGCACCGGGCCCGACACGGTCGTCGGCATCTCGATCGCCTACGACGCACCCGACCTGGAGGCCGACCTGGCCACCTACCGGGCGCAGTACGGCCTGCCGCCGTGCACCACGGCGAACGGCTGCTTCCGGAAGGTCAACCAGCAGGGCGCCGCGACGCCGTTGCCGGCGGCCGACTTCGGCTGGGCCATCGAGTCCACTTTGGACGTCTCGATGGTGTCCGCGGCGTGCCCGTCGTGCCGGATCGTCGTCGTGGAGGGCACCACCCCCGGGTTCGCCGACCTCGCCGAGACCGAGGACACCGCCGTCCGGCTGGGCGCGAAGGTGGTGTCGAACAGCTACGGTTCGCGCGAAGGCGGCGCGCAGCTGGCGTTCGCGAGCCACTACCGGCACCCGGGCGTGACGGTGGTGGCCTCCTCGGGCGACTCCGGGTTCACCGCGGCGAGCTACCCCGCCGCGCTGGCGACGACGGTCGCGGTCGGCGGGACGTCGCTGGCGCGGGACCCGGACTCCGCGCGCGGCTGGGCGGAGCAGGCGTGGGCCTACGGCGGCAGCGGCTGCTCGGCCTACATCGCGAAACCGAAGTGGCAGAAGGACACCCACTGCGGCAAGCGGACGGTCGCGGACGTCGCGGCGGTCGCCGACAGCCTGGCGATCTACAACACCGACGTGGGCGGCTGGCTCCCGGTGAACGGCACCAGCGCGTCGGCGCCGTTCGTCGCCGGGCTGTACGGCCGGTCCGGCCGCGCGGGGGTCGCGCAGCCGGCCGACCTCTACGCGCGGGCGTCGCAGTTCGTCGACATCACGGCCGGGAACAACGATCCCGTCGGCGGCGGCACGAAGTGCGGCGGCGACTACCTGTGCGTGGCCGCCCCGGGTTACGACGCCCCCACGGGCGTCGGCGTCCCGAACGGCCTCGGCGGGTTCTGA
- a CDS encoding response regulator transcription factor, with translation MLPPPPVRVMVAERDPGVRDRLSGILGEADGIEVVGSVGDATATRATLRRRLPDVVLLDPRLAPLEPVSRRPAVVVLATFDSEAGILRALRDGAAGFLLRSARRNELIKVVRLAADGHVVLSPDASRRLVSAATRLSGPRDERLARVDLLSEREREVLVGIGSALTNAEIATRLEQPEPVVRTLVTQVVKKLGCAHRTEAGLLAIERGLCR, from the coding sequence ATGCTCCCACCGCCGCCGGTCCGGGTGATGGTCGCCGAGCGCGACCCCGGCGTGCGGGACCGCCTGAGCGGGATCCTCGGCGAGGCGGACGGCATCGAGGTCGTCGGCTCGGTCGGTGACGCGACGGCGACCCGCGCCACCCTCCGGCGGCGGCTGCCCGACGTGGTGCTGCTGGACCCGCGCCTGGCGCCGCTGGAGCCGGTTTCCCGGCGCCCCGCGGTGGTCGTGCTGGCCACGTTCGACTCCGAGGCGGGGATCCTGCGCGCGCTGCGGGACGGCGCGGCGGGGTTCCTGCTGCGGTCCGCCCGGCGCAACGAGCTGATCAAGGTGGTCCGGCTGGCGGCCGACGGGCACGTGGTCCTCTCGCCGGACGCCTCCCGCCGCCTGGTCTCCGCGGCGACGCGCCTGTCCGGCCCCCGCGACGAGCGGCTGGCGCGGGTCGACCTGCTGTCGGAGCGCGAGCGGGAGGTGCTGGTCGGCATCGGCTCGGCCCTGACGAACGCCGAGATCGCGACGCGGCTCGAACAGCCGGAACCGGTGGTGCGGACCCTCGTCACGCAGGTCGTGAAGAAGCTCGGGTGCGCGCACCGGACGGAGGCCGGGCTGCTGGCCATCGAACGCGGCCTCTGCCGCTGA